From Arachis hypogaea cultivar Tifrunner chromosome 3, arahy.Tifrunner.gnm2.J5K5, whole genome shotgun sequence:
AGTGTAATTGCTGTATGTCCAAAGGGGATGGGTCCTTCAGTGAGGAGGCTCTATGTTCAAGGCAAAGAGATAAATGGTGCTGGAATTAATTCAAGTTTTGCAGTCCACCAGGTATATATATCTTTCTCATTCTGTATTTGCCCctgcccccccccccccaaatatatattttttaatgggGTGAGCCAATTATCTTTGCACGTAGGATGTCGATGGCCGGGCTACTGATATTGCTTTGGCATGGTCTGTTGCCCTTGGTTCTCCCTTCACATTTGCGACTACATTGGAGATGGAATACAGGAGTGACATATTTGGAGAGAGAGGTGAGAATATCTTCCTCCAGCACCTTGATTTTTCCTTGAAGATTGTCTATCTAATTTATCCTTTCACTTATAGGCATTTTACTCGGTGCTGTTCATGGAATTGTGGAGTCCTTGTTTAGGAGGTACACTGAAAATGGAATGAGTGAAGATCTGGCTTATAAGAACACTGTTGAGTCCATAACAGGAATCATATCTAAAATCATATCAACTAaggttctcttcttttttattcatcatttagatttgatttcttgttTGCTGGATTTTTTGAGCATCTGAAGTGCGCTTATGCATTGTGACATGACTGTTTTGCTCTTTTTGTCTTGGACAGGGCATGTTGGCTGTATACAATTCTTTATCTGAAGATGAAAAAAGAGAATTCGAGACGGCATATAGTGCTTCATATTATCCCTGCATGGAGATTTTGTACGAGTGCTACGAGGATGTAGCTAGTTGTAGCGAGATTCGCAGTGTTGTTTTGGCTGGGCGTCGCTTTTATGTAAGTGCATATTTACTTCGAGGAAACTACCATTTCTGACCATGAAAGATTTGAGCACTAGCAATTCTAACCATGAAAAATGTAAACTAACTTGATACTCGTCAAAGATTGGTTAGTTCgacaaaattatccaaaatgAGTAGTTCATTGGGTAGTTTTGTCGAACTAACCCATCCTTTGATGGGTATTGACTATTGAGTTATTCTACTTTACGTCTTTCATGGTTATAATTATCAGCGATCAAATCTTTCATGATCCGAAATGGTAGTTTATTCCTTTTACCTCGCTTTCTGCAGCAAAAGTTTAATTATGGTTGTTTTACAGGAGAAAGAGGGTCTACCTGCCTTTCCCATGGGCAAAATTGATCAGACCCGCATGTGGAAAGTTGGTCAGCGTGTCCGATCTACAAGGCTAGCAGGTGATCTAGGGCCATTATATCCATTTACTGCTGGTGTATATGTGGCATTGATGATGGCTCAGGTTTGTGTACTTATTCTAGCTAGCTTTTTTGGGGTTGATATGCACAATACCCATATTTCACATACTGTCAAAGGATGTAGTTTTATTGGGGTCTTAAGAATCCTTCGTGTTAATTTTTTCTTGATTATCTTTGCTTGGGGAATGGGGTAGAGAATTAGACCAAAAGTTTGTGTTTTTGCTTCTTAAATTTATGATTACAAAAATTTGCAGATTGAGATCTTGAGGAAGAAAGGGCATTCCTACTCTGAAATCATCAATGAGAGTGTCATTGAGTCTGTTGATTCATTGAACCCTTTCATGCATGCTCGTGGTGTATCTTTCATGGTTGATAACTGTTCAACCACAGCAAGGTTGGGTTCAAGGAAATGGGCTCCTAGATTCGATTACATCCTAACCCAGCAGGCCTTGGTGGCAGTAGACAGTGGTGCGCCTACTAACCGGGACCTGATCAGCAACTTCTTGTCAGATCCAGTCCATGGAGCCATTGAAGTATGTGCTGAACTGAGGCCTACCGTGGATATTTCAGTCCCACCAGATGCGGATTTTGTCCGTCCTGAGTTGCGCCAGTCTGGAAACTAGAACATCAAGCAGTTGATGCTTTTTCTTGAGCTGATTCAATTTCGGAATGCTCAGAATAGCCTGTATGCTAGTAGTGAGTGGATTTTGTTTGAGTGCTAGTATGGAACATCTGTATTAATTCTCTCTAGTTTTAAAGATTTTGCGGATGAGGAATGTTGCGTATTAGGTAATATCGTACTATAAATGAGCTGATCAGTTATGTTTACAAGTATGTGGAGTGTTATTTGTGGGTATCATGGCATCAGTCCAATAAAATTTCTTAGAGCTTTATTCCATATAGATAACTGAATTGACTTACGGTGATTTTTAGTTTAGTGTAGATAAcgtgttaaattttttaatataaatataaaatggagATTTTTTATAGGGAAACCAAATGattttctccatattttcatAATTGACAGGTAGAGGTTGAGAACAGATGTTACAACTGGTCAAAGAAACCACAATATATGCaacatgtatgtatgtatatatatatgtacgtaGAAGTAAAAAGTTTAGGTATGTATAGGAAAAGAAGAATCAAGTTTGGTTTCTAAGCAGTGGGGTAAGAAGCTTGCATTGCTATGCCACAAAGTCCTTCTGAGGCATCTACATCCCTTTGCATTCTGATATATCCTTCTTCCCCCCATTCAGTTCCCCACGAGTTCTTAACTAACCAATATTTTGTTCCATCGTCACTGACTCCATAACCCACAGCGGTGACACCATGATCTAACTCAGTTCCACAGCTTCCAGTAAAGACACCACTTTTATAGAACTGGAAATCAGAGCCACTAGCATCAATGGCCACAGAAACAGGTTGATTAGCGACTGCATTTTTCAGTGCTTGCTCGTTGTTGGCGGGGACATCTTCGTAGCCAGTAATGGTAGCTGCATGGTTGGCTGCTGCTTTTGTATTGCATTTTCCATCAACACCTTTATAAGGGTACTTGGCCTCAGTAGTTAGTCCACCATTTTGAATAATGAATTTGAATGCATCGTCCATTAGGCCGCCCTCACAACCTTGGTCGATACCTTTAGTGTCGCAATCCACAAGTTCTTGTTCGGATAAAGAAATCAAAGTTCCAGACTTCA
This genomic window contains:
- the LOC112789883 gene encoding ketol-acid reductoisomerase, chloroplastic codes for the protein MAAAAASSNTIALAAAKPLTKAPTPTVFNGLAFSVNNLTPRPLAARHVNGAALAAKMVSSAPAVSLPASLDFNTSIFKKEKISLAGHDEYIVKGGRDLFHLLPDAFKGIKQIGVIGWGSQGPAQAQNLRDSLAEAKSDIVVKIGLRKGSSSFNEARAAGFSEENGTLGDIWDTISGSDLVLLLISDAAQADSYEKIFSHMKPGSILGLSHGFLLGHLQSLGIDFPKHFSVIAVCPKGMGPSVRRLYVQGKEINGAGINSSFAVHQDVDGRATDIALAWSVALGSPFTFATTLEMEYRSDIFGERGILLGAVHGIVESLFRRYTENGMSEDLAYKNTVESITGIISKIISTKGMLAVYNSLSEDEKREFETAYSASYYPCMEILYECYEDVASCSEIRSVVLAGRRFYEKEGLPAFPMGKIDQTRMWKVGQRVRSTRLAGDLGPLYPFTAGVYVALMMAQIEILRKKGHSYSEIINESVIESVDSLNPFMHARGVSFMVDNCSTTARLGSRKWAPRFDYILTQQALVAVDSGAPTNRDLISNFLSDPVHGAIEVCAELRPTVDISVPPDADFVRPELRQSGN
- the LOC112789884 gene encoding senescence-specific cysteine protease SAG39 yields the protein MVANIQFHHITLGLIFCSALLAFQVTSRTLQDASMYERHEQWMARYGKVYKDLHEREKRFKIFEENVNYIEASNNAGDKAYKLGINQFADLTNEEFTSSRNGFKSHMSSSIERTTFKYANVTAVPNTVDWRQKGAVTPIKNQQQCGCCWAFSAVAATEGINKLKSGTLISLSEQELVDCDTKGIDQGCEGGLMDDAFKFIIQNGGLTTEAKYPYKGVDGKCNTKAAANHAATITGYEDVPANNEQALKNAVANQPVSVAIDASGSDFQFYKSGVFTGSCGTELDHGVTAVGYGVSDDGTKYWLVKNSWGTEWGEEGYIRMQRDVDASEGLCGIAMQASYPTA